In a genomic window of Phyllostomus discolor isolate MPI-MPIP mPhyDis1 chromosome 5, mPhyDis1.pri.v3, whole genome shotgun sequence:
- the CHST3 gene encoding carbohydrate sulfotransferase 3 isoform X2 yields MLPAPDPSRGESDPPPPEEARGLGVSDKLKQIPQSLVDANSTDPALVLAENASLLSLSELDSAFTQLQSRLRNFSLQLGLQPAQETKGQVGEEEEPAHPAEPSARRHVLLMATTRTGSSFVGEFFNQQGNIFYLFEPLWHIERTVSFEPGGASAAGSALVYRDVLQQLFLCDLYVLEHFISPLPEDHLTQFMFRRGSSRSLCEDPVCTPFVKKVFEKYHCKNRRCGPLNVTLAAEACRRKEHMALKAVRIRQLEFLQPLAEDPRLDLRVIQLVRDPRAVLASRMVAFAGKYETWKKWLAEGQDRLREEEVQRLRGNCESIRLSAELGLRQPAWLRGRYMLVRYEDVARKPLEKAREMYRFAGIPLTPQVEDWIQKNTQASRDSSGIYSTQKNSSEQFEKWRFSMPFKLAQVVQAACGPAMRLFGYRLAQDAASLTNRSVSLLEERGTFWVT; encoded by the coding sequence GGTCTCGGACAAGCTGAAACAGATCCCCCAGTCCCTGGTAGATGCCAACAGCACTGACCCAGCCCTGGTCTTGGCCGAGAACGCATCCCTCCTGTCCCTGAGTGAGCTGGACTCGGCCTTCACGCAGCTGCAGAGCCGCCTGCGAAACTTCAGTCTGCAGCTGGGCTTGCAACCCGCCCAGGAGACcaaggggcaggtgggggaggaggaggagcccgcCCACCCCGCGGAGCCGTCAGCCCGGCGCCACGTGCTCCTCATGGCCACCACCCGCACTGGCTCCTCTTTCGTGGGTGAGTTCTTCAACCAGCAGGGCAACATCTTCTACCTCTTCGAGCCCCTGTGGCACATCGAGCGCACGGTGTCCTTCGAGCCTGGAGGCGCCAGCGCAGCCGGCTCGGCTCTGGTCTACCGCGACGTGCTCCAGCAGCTCTTCCTGTGCGACCTGTACGTGCTGGAGCATTTCATCAGCCCCCTGCCCGAGGACCACCTGACCCAGTTCATGTTCCGCCGTGGCTCCAGCCGCTCGCTCTGCGAGGACCCGGTGTGCACGCCCTTCGTCAAGAAGGTCTTCGAGAAGTACCACTGCAAGAACCGCCGCTGCGGCCCGCTCAACGTGACGCTGGCCGCGGAGGCCTGCCGCCGCAAGGAGCACATGGCGCTCAAGGCCGTCCGCATCCGGCAGCTGGAGTTCCTGCAGCCCCTGGCCGAGGACCCTCGGCTGGACCTACGTGTCATCCAGCTGGTGCGCGATCCCCGGGCCGTGCTGGCCTCCCGCATGGTGGCCTTTGCTGGCAAGTATGAGACCTGGAAGAAGTGGCTGGCCGAGGGACAGGACCggctgagagaggaggaggtgcAGCGGCTGAGGGGCAACTGTGAGAGCATCCGCCTGTCGGCAGAGCTGGGTCTGAGGCAGCCCGCCTGGCTGCGGGGCCGCTACATGCTGGTGCGCTACGAGGACGTGGCCCGCAAGCCCCTGGAGAAGGCCCGGGAGATGTACCGCTTTGCAGGCATCCCGCTGACCCCGCAGGTGGAGGACTGGATCCAAAAGAACACCCAGGCCTCCCGGGACAGCAGCGGCATCTACTCCACGCAGAAGAACTCCTCGGAGCAGTTTGAGAAGTGGCGCTTCAGCATGCCCTTCAAGCTGGCGCAGGTGGTGCAGGCGGCCTGTGGCCCCGCCATGCGCCTCTTCGGCTACAGATTGGCGCAGGACGCAGCCTCCCTCACCAACCGCTCCGTCAGCCTGCTGGAGGAGCGAGGCACCTTCTGGGTCACGTAG
- the CHST3 gene encoding carbohydrate sulfotransferase 3 isoform X1 — protein sequence MEKGLALPQDCRDFLHSLRMRSKYALFLAFVVVVFVFIEKENKIISRVSDKLKQIPQSLVDANSTDPALVLAENASLLSLSELDSAFTQLQSRLRNFSLQLGLQPAQETKGQVGEEEEPAHPAEPSARRHVLLMATTRTGSSFVGEFFNQQGNIFYLFEPLWHIERTVSFEPGGASAAGSALVYRDVLQQLFLCDLYVLEHFISPLPEDHLTQFMFRRGSSRSLCEDPVCTPFVKKVFEKYHCKNRRCGPLNVTLAAEACRRKEHMALKAVRIRQLEFLQPLAEDPRLDLRVIQLVRDPRAVLASRMVAFAGKYETWKKWLAEGQDRLREEEVQRLRGNCESIRLSAELGLRQPAWLRGRYMLVRYEDVARKPLEKAREMYRFAGIPLTPQVEDWIQKNTQASRDSSGIYSTQKNSSEQFEKWRFSMPFKLAQVVQAACGPAMRLFGYRLAQDAASLTNRSVSLLEERGTFWVT from the exons atGGAGAAAGGACTTGCTTTGCCCCAGGACTGCCGAGACTTTCTGCACAGTCTGAGGATGAGGAGCAAATATGCCCTTTTCCTGGCttttgtggtggtggtttttgtctttatcgaaaaagaaaataaaatcatatcgAG GGTCTCGGACAAGCTGAAACAGATCCCCCAGTCCCTGGTAGATGCCAACAGCACTGACCCAGCCCTGGTCTTGGCCGAGAACGCATCCCTCCTGTCCCTGAGTGAGCTGGACTCGGCCTTCACGCAGCTGCAGAGCCGCCTGCGAAACTTCAGTCTGCAGCTGGGCTTGCAACCCGCCCAGGAGACcaaggggcaggtgggggaggaggaggagcccgcCCACCCCGCGGAGCCGTCAGCCCGGCGCCACGTGCTCCTCATGGCCACCACCCGCACTGGCTCCTCTTTCGTGGGTGAGTTCTTCAACCAGCAGGGCAACATCTTCTACCTCTTCGAGCCCCTGTGGCACATCGAGCGCACGGTGTCCTTCGAGCCTGGAGGCGCCAGCGCAGCCGGCTCGGCTCTGGTCTACCGCGACGTGCTCCAGCAGCTCTTCCTGTGCGACCTGTACGTGCTGGAGCATTTCATCAGCCCCCTGCCCGAGGACCACCTGACCCAGTTCATGTTCCGCCGTGGCTCCAGCCGCTCGCTCTGCGAGGACCCGGTGTGCACGCCCTTCGTCAAGAAGGTCTTCGAGAAGTACCACTGCAAGAACCGCCGCTGCGGCCCGCTCAACGTGACGCTGGCCGCGGAGGCCTGCCGCCGCAAGGAGCACATGGCGCTCAAGGCCGTCCGCATCCGGCAGCTGGAGTTCCTGCAGCCCCTGGCCGAGGACCCTCGGCTGGACCTACGTGTCATCCAGCTGGTGCGCGATCCCCGGGCCGTGCTGGCCTCCCGCATGGTGGCCTTTGCTGGCAAGTATGAGACCTGGAAGAAGTGGCTGGCCGAGGGACAGGACCggctgagagaggaggaggtgcAGCGGCTGAGGGGCAACTGTGAGAGCATCCGCCTGTCGGCAGAGCTGGGTCTGAGGCAGCCCGCCTGGCTGCGGGGCCGCTACATGCTGGTGCGCTACGAGGACGTGGCCCGCAAGCCCCTGGAGAAGGCCCGGGAGATGTACCGCTTTGCAGGCATCCCGCTGACCCCGCAGGTGGAGGACTGGATCCAAAAGAACACCCAGGCCTCCCGGGACAGCAGCGGCATCTACTCCACGCAGAAGAACTCCTCGGAGCAGTTTGAGAAGTGGCGCTTCAGCATGCCCTTCAAGCTGGCGCAGGTGGTGCAGGCGGCCTGTGGCCCCGCCATGCGCCTCTTCGGCTACAGATTGGCGCAGGACGCAGCCTCCCTCACCAACCGCTCCGTCAGCCTGCTGGAGGAGCGAGGCACCTTCTGGGTCACGTAG